From the genome of Candidatus Paceibacterota bacterium, one region includes:
- the argH gene encoding argininosuccinate lyase: MKKSKPVSRSGRFAGGPAAAVAQFTQSVSFDQRLWRHDIAGSIAHAVVLREAGCLTRRELDAITRGLDAIGKEIRAGKFRWRPELEDVHMNIEAALTRRVPAGAKLHTGRSRNDQVALDMRLWLAEEILGLLMEIRRLQYALVRLGEREREVVIPGYTHTQRAQPVYLAHHLLAYVEMLERDVQRLRECWARVNVCPLGSGALAGSTLPLNRELAAKLLGFVDAKGRPQITQNSMDAVSDRDFAVEFCGTAALLGVHLSRLAEDLILWSSAEFNFIRLADAYTTGSSLMPQKKNPDVAELVRGKSGRLIGNLVALLTLLKGLPMTYNRDLQEDKERLFDTMDTVRASVRICAAMLDHTRVNRQACRAAAGDPALLATDLVDYLVRKGLPFRQAHHAIGALVALAERLGRPLNQLSLAQLQSVEKKLGADALKVFDLQQALVRRRLAGSPGPAEVRKQLAKWKKSIG; this comes from the coding sequence ATGAAGAAATCCAAACCTGTTTCTCGAAGCGGACGGTTTGCCGGTGGTCCGGCGGCGGCCGTGGCACAATTCACTCAATCCGTCTCGTTCGACCAGCGGCTCTGGCGGCACGACATCGCCGGCTCGATTGCCCATGCCGTCGTGCTGCGGGAGGCCGGGTGCCTGACGCGACGGGAGTTGGACGCGATCACCCGGGGGCTGGATGCCATCGGCAAGGAAATCCGGGCGGGCAAATTCCGCTGGCGGCCGGAGCTGGAAGATGTCCACATGAACATCGAGGCGGCTCTGACGCGGCGGGTGCCGGCGGGCGCGAAGCTGCACACGGGCCGCTCGCGCAACGACCAGGTGGCGCTCGACATGCGGCTTTGGCTGGCGGAGGAAATTCTGGGGCTGCTGATGGAGATCCGGCGGCTGCAATACGCGCTGGTGCGGCTGGGGGAAAGAGAGCGGGAAGTCGTGATCCCCGGTTACACGCATACACAGCGGGCCCAACCGGTCTATCTGGCTCACCATCTCCTGGCCTACGTCGAGATGCTCGAGCGCGATGTGCAGCGGCTGCGGGAATGCTGGGCGCGGGTGAATGTATGCCCGCTGGGCAGCGGCGCGCTGGCCGGCTCAACGCTGCCGCTGAACCGCGAACTGGCGGCCAAACTGCTCGGCTTTGTGGACGCGAAAGGCCGGCCGCAAATCACGCAGAACTCGATGGACGCGGTGAGCGACCGAGACTTTGCGGTGGAGTTTTGCGGCACTGCGGCGCTCCTGGGTGTCCACCTGTCGCGGCTGGCGGAGGACTTAATTCTGTGGTCGAGCGCCGAGTTCAACTTCATCCGCCTCGCCGACGCCTACACGACCGGCTCGTCGCTGATGCCGCAGAAGAAGAATCCCGATGTCGCGGAGCTGGTCCGGGGCAAGAGCGGCCGGCTGATCGGAAACCTGGTCGCCCTACTGACGCTGCTCAAGGGGCTGCCGATGACTTATAACCGTGACTTGCAGGAGGACAAGGAGCGGCTGTTCGACACGATGGATACGGTGAGGGCGTCGGTGCGGATCTGCGCGGCGATGCTGGATCATACCCGGGTCAACCGGCAAGCCTGCCGGGCGGCGGCAGGCGATCCGGCGCTGCTGGCAACCGATCTGGTGGATTACCTGGTCCGGAAGGGTCTGCCATTCCGGCAGGCGCACCACGCCATCGGCGCGCTGGTCGCGCTGGCCGAACGCCTTGGCCGGCCGTTGAACCAGCTCTCGCTCGCGCAGTTGCAGTCGGTCGAGAAGAAGCTTGGGGCCGACGCGCTCAAGGTGTTCGACCTTCAGCAAGCCCTGGTCCGGCGCCGGCTTGCGGGATCGCCCGGACCGGCGGAAGTCAGAAAGCAACTGGCCAAGTGGAAGAAGTCAATTGGCTGA